A single Methanolobus sp. ZRKC5 DNA region contains:
- the pylB gene encoding methylornithine synthase PylB codes for MIKNIDYHGLDIFAQDIVNGLQLTDANLRELLSLTEEEDLLKLHYVARKVRDHFFGNKVFLYSFVYFSTHCKNNCTFCYYNRCNDIQRYRLGMDEIRNICRTLKNESIHMVDLTMGEDPYFHNEPERFVDIVKAVKEETGLPIMISPGVMNDGTLSRLHESGADFLALYQETHDVDLFHKLRVGQSFEERMHSRQFAKNIGYCVEDGILTGVGNDIDSTIKSLRGMQKIRPDMVRVMTFVPQEGTPLEEIDQKSSLSELKIISILRLMFPDRLIPASLDLEGIDGMVHRLNAGANVVTSIIPSDSPLEGVVNYDRELEERDRDPKSVVKRLKSMGMEPASQDEFNKIIGKSTPKTVEVPVVAI; via the coding sequence ATGATTAAAAATATTGACTACCATGGCCTTGACATATTCGCACAGGATATTGTAAATGGCCTTCAGCTCACAGATGCTAACCTAAGAGAACTGCTCTCCCTTACAGAAGAAGAAGACCTCCTAAAATTGCACTATGTTGCAAGAAAAGTGAGAGATCATTTTTTTGGGAACAAGGTTTTCCTCTACAGTTTCGTTTACTTCTCAACCCACTGCAAAAATAACTGCACTTTCTGTTACTACAACAGATGCAACGATATACAGCGATACCGCCTTGGTATGGATGAGATACGCAATATTTGCAGGACACTGAAAAACGAAAGCATACACATGGTTGACCTGACAATGGGAGAAGACCCGTATTTCCACAATGAACCTGAAAGATTCGTTGATATTGTCAAAGCAGTCAAAGAAGAAACCGGTCTTCCAATTATGATCTCACCAGGAGTCATGAATGATGGAACACTAAGCAGACTTCATGAAAGCGGAGCTGATTTTCTTGCCCTGTATCAGGAAACGCATGATGTTGATCTCTTCCATAAACTGAGGGTAGGCCAGTCATTTGAAGAAAGAATGCATTCAAGGCAATTTGCCAAAAATATCGGCTACTGCGTGGAAGATGGCATACTCACAGGCGTTGGAAATGATATAGATTCAACCATAAAATCCCTACGCGGAATGCAGAAGATCAGACCTGATATGGTACGTGTCATGACCTTTGTTCCACAGGAAGGAACTCCTCTTGAGGAAATAGATCAGAAATCCAGTCTCTCTGAACTTAAGATAATATCAATACTAAGACTGATGTTCCCTGACAGGCTTATACCCGCATCCCTTGATCTTGAGGGAATCGATGGCATGGTACATCGTCTTAATGCAGGTGCCAATGTGGTCACATCGATAATACCATCCGATTCTCCACTTGAAGGTGTTGTCAATTATGACAGAGAGCTTGAAGAAAGGGACAGGGATCCAAAAAGTGTTGTCAAACGCCTCAAGTCTATGGGTATGGAACCTGCAAGTCAGGATGAGTTCAATAAAATAATAGGAAAGTCAACGCCAAAGACAGTCGAAGTGCCGGTTGTGGCAATATGA
- a CDS encoding DNA-directed DNA polymerase II small subunit produces MNEIDVLTVFIEEGYQISPEAVDLICSHCSPKELVAYILENIDLSVLVIDVDHIDLEGFSDMPSEGEESFKSSSELSSQNEVFKNAYDPSYQILSSSTDASSNVCYSDSPVSVISDITDNSTCVGEYMEFVQFFRNRYSRISDIIRGRVNARPIESLKTGKRSNFRGSKEAGEISVIGMISEIKSTSNGHKILEVEDPTGSFSVLIRMADKDLYEQASHLVLDEVVGFTGKLTNDGKLMIVQKIILPDLPNTTIKRSGTTGKAILTSDIHIGSSTFLEEPWERFLDFLNGDTDNEALAAISKDVRYLLIAGDLVDGIGIYPGQEHELSILDVYDQYKKAAEYFHRVPSHIHIIISPGNHDAVRQAEPQPKLPEIIRADFPENVTFVGNPSIVDLDGVKVLLYHGRSIDDLVAAVPGVSYGDPTKAMVEMMKFRHLSPIYGSRVSIAPEKKDHFVIGNVPDILHCGHVHTVGVEWYKNVLLINSGTWQDQTEFQKRVNVVPTPAQVPVVDLATLKTTILKFDE; encoded by the coding sequence ATGAATGAAATTGATGTTTTAACTGTCTTTATTGAAGAAGGCTATCAGATAAGTCCTGAAGCAGTGGACCTTATATGCTCTCATTGTTCCCCTAAGGAACTTGTTGCATACATACTGGAGAATATCGATCTTTCCGTGCTTGTAATTGATGTTGACCATATTGACCTTGAAGGATTTAGTGATATGCCTTCTGAGGGAGAAGAAAGTTTCAAATCATCTTCGGAACTAAGTTCACAGAATGAGGTATTCAAAAATGCTTATGATCCTTCTTATCAGATACTAAGCAGCTCAACAGATGCTTCCAGTAATGTTTGCTACTCTGATAGTCCTGTTTCCGTGATTTCAGATATCACAGATAATTCAACTTGTGTCGGTGAATACATGGAATTTGTCCAGTTTTTCAGAAACCGTTACAGCAGAATTAGTGATATAATTCGAGGTAGAGTAAATGCCCGTCCTATAGAGAGTCTGAAAACAGGTAAAAGAAGCAATTTCAGGGGAAGTAAGGAAGCTGGAGAGATCTCTGTAATTGGCATGATATCTGAGATAAAGAGCACAAGCAATGGTCACAAGATACTTGAAGTTGAGGATCCGACCGGTTCATTCTCAGTTCTTATACGTATGGCAGACAAAGATCTCTATGAACAGGCCAGCCATCTGGTGCTGGATGAGGTTGTCGGTTTTACAGGAAAACTCACAAACGATGGCAAGCTCATGATAGTGCAAAAGATCATTCTTCCGGATCTTCCAAATACGACTATTAAGAGAAGTGGGACTACTGGAAAGGCAATTCTTACATCTGATATACATATTGGGAGCTCAACTTTTCTTGAAGAGCCCTGGGAGAGATTCCTCGATTTTTTGAATGGTGATACTGATAATGAAGCATTGGCTGCCATTTCAAAGGATGTTCGTTATCTCCTTATTGCAGGTGATCTTGTTGACGGAATTGGCATATACCCGGGACAGGAGCATGAACTTTCAATTTTGGATGTGTATGACCAGTACAAAAAAGCAGCCGAATATTTTCACAGGGTACCCAGTCATATCCATATTATTATTTCTCCTGGAAACCATGATGCTGTCCGCCAGGCTGAACCCCAGCCAAAATTGCCCGAAATAATAAGAGCGGATTTCCCTGAAAACGTGACATTCGTAGGAAACCCTTCAATTGTGGATCTGGATGGTGTAAAGGTCCTTTTATACCACGGCCGTTCAATCGACGATCTGGTTGCAGCTGTTCCTGGTGTATCATATGGTGATCCTACCAAGGCAATGGTGGAAATGATGAAATTCAGGCATCTTTCTCCTATATATGGTAGCCGTGTTTCCATTGCACCTGAGAAGAAAGATCATTTTGTTATTGGAAATGTGCCGGATATCCTTCACTGCGGTCATGTGCATACCGTGGGTGTTGAATGGTACAAGAATGTCCTGCTGATAAATTCCGGTACCTGGCAGGACCAGACTGAGTTTCAGAAAAGGGTAAATGTGGTTCCCACTCCTGCACAGGTTCCAGTGGTTGATTTGGCAACCCTCAAAACAACAATTTTGAAATTTGATGAGTGA
- a CDS encoding methylamine methyltransferase corrinoid protein reductive activase — MYVISLDLGTSGFRAQLIDLEKKETLKTVITMGHPLPGGNVMDHLDFAMATGEDVAHRLIIETVKEILEKFDVEPEKIERIAVCGNPIQLSLFQNMEIRDLAYAGENKQKSLGVEDVKRDARIFPANEIFKGIFEMDNCEVIVPPAIKHEIGADALAMMLETDFINQKEPCLVTDYGTNAEMALKIGDRIMTASAAAGPAIEGQGIACGMLAGPGAISDVNSEGKLWRLTVLDDTMNPVKGPLVDPIVGDTIEGCMIIPKGITGTGVISTIALALKEGLITKLPELPNGKLILGDSIVITNKDVEEVGKAIGAIRAAHMTLMVEAGMKYEDLRYAYMSGATGTYVDADKARHIGSVPGFSHGIVQFGNTSIGLARKIAIDRSKLDDVIAIAKKIQADHLMMATSETFKDIYVCELSTWMHGMPHEMYGQMIEMYNITPFPEDREDVEIEKRVIRDIDDVGTFGLDIVANIGIILEAPVEKCILCHKCEEECPEDAVIIVEKEGKRFANIDSQHCLGTSCRRCVTICPEQTMNHNILKIQEKK, encoded by the coding sequence ATGTATGTGATTTCACTGGACCTTGGAACAAGCGGTTTCAGGGCACAACTTATAGACCTTGAAAAGAAAGAAACTTTAAAGACTGTGATAACAATGGGCCACCCGCTTCCCGGTGGAAATGTCATGGACCACCTTGATTTTGCCATGGCTACCGGAGAAGACGTAGCTCACAGGCTGATCATTGAAACTGTAAAGGAGATTCTGGAAAAGTTCGATGTGGAACCTGAAAAGATAGAGCGTATAGCAGTCTGTGGAAATCCCATACAACTCTCACTTTTCCAGAATATGGAGATAAGGGACCTTGCATACGCAGGTGAGAACAAACAGAAATCCCTTGGAGTGGAAGATGTCAAAAGAGATGCCAGAATATTCCCTGCAAATGAGATATTCAAAGGTATCTTTGAAATGGATAACTGTGAGGTAATAGTTCCTCCAGCCATCAAACACGAGATCGGTGCCGATGCTCTTGCCATGATGCTGGAAACTGATTTCATCAACCAGAAAGAACCGTGCCTTGTTACTGATTACGGCACCAATGCCGAAATGGCACTGAAGATAGGCGACAGGATAATGACCGCAAGTGCGGCTGCAGGACCTGCTATTGAAGGACAGGGGATAGCATGTGGAATGCTGGCTGGTCCAGGAGCAATAAGTGATGTGAACAGCGAAGGGAAGCTGTGGCGACTAACTGTTCTCGATGATACCATGAACCCTGTAAAAGGACCTCTCGTAGATCCTATTGTGGGAGATACCATTGAAGGCTGCATGATAATACCCAAAGGGATCACCGGTACAGGAGTTATCTCAACAATAGCACTTGCATTGAAAGAGGGGCTCATAACAAAGCTACCTGAACTACCCAATGGTAAATTGATACTTGGAGATAGTATAGTCATCACTAACAAGGATGTTGAAGAAGTAGGGAAAGCCATCGGAGCTATAAGGGCAGCCCACATGACCCTCATGGTAGAAGCAGGAATGAAATATGAGGATCTGCGCTATGCATACATGTCCGGGGCAACAGGCACTTATGTTGATGCCGATAAGGCCAGACATATCGGTTCAGTTCCAGGTTTCTCCCATGGCATCGTTCAGTTCGGTAACACTTCCATAGGTCTTGCAAGAAAAATTGCAATTGACAGATCAAAACTCGATGATGTGATCGCTATTGCAAAGAAGATACAGGCAGATCATCTTATGATGGCTACCAGTGAAACTTTCAAGGACATATACGTCTGTGAACTTTCAACCTGGATGCATGGGATGCCCCATGAGATGTACGGCCAGATGATTGAAATGTATAATATCACACCTTTCCCGGAGGACCGCGAAGATGTGGAAATTGAAAAGAGGGTCATCAGGGACATTGATGATGTTGGGACTTTTGGTCTTGATATTGTAGCAAATATTGGAATAATACTTGAAGCTCCGGTGGAAAAATGCATACTTTGCCACAAATGTGAAGAGGAATGTCCCGAGGATGCAGTCATAATTGTTGAAAAGGAAGGAAAGAGATTTGCCAATATCGACAGTCAGCATTGTCTGGGTACAAGCTGCAGGCGTTGTGTGACCATATGTCCTGAGCAGACCATGAACCATAATATACTGAAAATACAGGAAAAGAAGTAA
- a CDS encoding signal peptidase I: protein MNLKDTFHNFKESDNFFVSLARDILTVLLAVLIFASFSQVVFGMWTPMVAVESGSMEPHMNIGDIIFIQNIDRTQIITYEDGMDNYTSFVYSGDVILYKPYGQEGVTPIIHRAMYYVEEGDTMWEGGPVAPYAGYITKGDNKVTNKYYDQQGQVSYQMPVKEEWVIGIARYKIPYIGYLRLMIPSF, encoded by the coding sequence ATGAACTTAAAAGACACTTTTCATAATTTCAAAGAAAGTGATAACTTCTTTGTTTCACTTGCTAGGGACATTCTAACTGTCCTGTTAGCCGTATTGATATTTGCATCTTTCTCTCAAGTGGTCTTTGGGATGTGGACTCCTATGGTCGCTGTAGAATCAGGAAGCATGGAACCACACATGAATATCGGGGATATAATTTTTATCCAGAATATTGATCGAACACAAATTATAACATATGAAGATGGAATGGATAACTACACATCATTCGTCTATTCAGGAGATGTAATATTATACAAGCCCTATGGACAGGAAGGAGTGACTCCTATTATTCACAGAGCAATGTATTATGTCGAAGAGGGAGACACTATGTGGGAAGGAGGACCTGTTGCACCTTACGCCGGATATATTACAAAAGGTGACAATAAAGTAACGAACAAGTACTATGATCAGCAGGGACAGGTAAGTTACCAGATGCCTGTTAAAGAAGAATGGGTTATAGGCATCGCACGTTATAAGATTCCGTATATAGGATATCTCCGTTTGATGATTCCAAGCTTCTAA
- a CDS encoding ORC1-type DNA replication protein: MENKSLDGLFQELLENEPIFKNKEVLRHSYTPDSLVHRDDQINSLASILVSALRGDTPSNILIYGKTGTGKTAVTRNVGIELERKGESLGLSCKVVYLNCEVIDTQYRLLANLTRQFGEDVPMTGWPTDQVFFKFKETIDTEKQVVIIILDEIDKLIKKGDDVLYNLSRINTDLKNSKVSMIGVSNDLKFTEFLDPRVKSSLGEEEIIFPPYDADQISDILHERAKIAYKPDALDDMVIPLCAAFAAQEHGDARRALDLLRVSGEIAERESKSRVEEQHVKGAQEKIEVDRVVEVVRTLPTQSKLALYSVMVLRNNGYKNVTTGEVYNVYRQLCLQVDMDILTQRRVTDLMSELDMLGIVNAVVVSKGRYGRTKEIVLSVPINSTKKVLFEDYRLKPLESFKPVLTTQLHL, translated from the coding sequence ATGGAAAATAAATCATTAGATGGTCTTTTCCAGGAACTCCTGGAAAATGAACCTATTTTTAAAAATAAAGAGGTTTTAAGACATTCATACACTCCTGATTCACTTGTTCATCGTGATGATCAGATTAATAGTCTTGCGTCAATTCTTGTTTCAGCACTTAGAGGAGATACACCTTCTAATATCCTTATTTATGGAAAGACCGGTACAGGTAAAACAGCCGTCACTAGAAACGTTGGAATCGAACTGGAAAGAAAAGGTGAATCACTTGGTCTTTCCTGTAAAGTCGTTTACCTTAATTGTGAAGTGATTGATACTCAATATCGTCTTCTTGCAAATCTCACACGACAGTTTGGAGAAGATGTTCCAATGACTGGTTGGCCAACAGACCAGGTCTTTTTCAAGTTCAAAGAAACAATTGATACTGAAAAACAAGTTGTCATTATAATTTTGGATGAAATTGATAAACTGATCAAGAAAGGTGATGATGTCCTATATAATCTTTCAAGAATCAATACAGATCTTAAAAATTCAAAGGTCAGTATGATCGGAGTTTCAAATGATCTCAAATTCACTGAATTCTTGGATCCCAGGGTTAAGAGCTCGCTTGGTGAAGAAGAAATTATTTTTCCCCCTTATGATGCTGATCAGATAAGTGATATTCTTCATGAAAGAGCCAAAATTGCTTATAAACCTGATGCACTCGATGATATGGTCATTCCTTTGTGTGCTGCTTTTGCGGCTCAGGAGCATGGTGACGCAAGACGTGCTCTTGATCTGCTAAGGGTTTCCGGTGAAATTGCAGAAAGAGAGAGTAAATCTCGTGTTGAAGAGCAACATGTAAAAGGTGCCCAGGAAAAAATTGAGGTCGATCGTGTAGTTGAAGTCGTACGTACTCTTCCAACACAGTCAAAACTTGCACTTTACAGTGTAATGGTACTGAGAAATAATGGTTATAAGAATGTAACAACAGGTGAAGTGTACAACGTATATCGTCAGTTATGTTTGCAGGTCGATATGGATATCCTTACACAACGCAGGGTGACAGATCTGATGTCAGAACTTGATATGCTTGGGATAGTAAATGCTGTTGTCGTAAGTAAAGGCAGATATGGAAGAACAAAAGAAATAGTATTAAGCGTTCCTATAAACAGCACAAAAAAAGTATTGTTTGAGGATTACAGGCTCAAACCACTAGAATCCTTTAAGCCTGTTCTCACAACTCAACTGCATCTCTAA
- the pylC gene encoding 3-methylornithine--L-lysine ligase PylC: MKNICIIGGKLQGFEVTYLAHKAGMRVVLVDRKAKPLIRKIVDSFQCFDITEEPEKLRELSENVDAIIPVNENLTTIEFLRSIENELTCPILFDFNAYYVSMDKKSSKDYFKSIDIPTPEDKPAKPPYFVKPPCQSSSIGTSIIYDDMGLEGLDPSMLIEEYVEGDVVSLEVIGDGRNYAVLKETKIHIDDTYDCQMVTPVDNYPEFRKISYELAKNLNLRGIMDVEAIDSPQGLKVLEIDARFPSQTPTAVYYSTGINLVEMLMQAFSEEVQEMEITPEKNYCIYEHLLLDGGNLKPVGEHVLSQGYEYVQFHASEGLEIFESKGKNSVFTLISWGTDREETEKMKQSGMEMIVEHFQMKPQEV, encoded by the coding sequence ATGAAAAACATATGCATTATCGGAGGTAAACTACAAGGTTTTGAGGTCACTTACCTTGCTCATAAAGCAGGTATGCGTGTTGTGCTTGTAGACCGCAAGGCAAAACCTCTTATACGCAAGATTGTTGACAGTTTCCAATGCTTTGACATAACCGAGGAACCCGAAAAACTGAGGGAACTCTCAGAAAATGTGGATGCTATCATTCCGGTAAATGAAAACCTGACAACCATAGAATTCCTAAGAAGTATAGAGAATGAACTTACATGCCCTATACTCTTCGATTTTAATGCCTACTACGTAAGCATGGATAAGAAAAGTTCAAAGGATTATTTCAAGTCAATTGATATACCCACACCTGAAGATAAGCCCGCCAAGCCACCATATTTTGTGAAACCTCCATGCCAGAGCAGCAGCATTGGGACTTCTATAATATATGATGACATGGGGCTCGAAGGCCTTGATCCTTCGATGCTCATCGAGGAATATGTTGAGGGTGATGTTGTTTCCCTTGAAGTCATAGGTGACGGCAGAAACTACGCAGTTCTAAAGGAAACGAAGATACATATCGATGATACGTACGATTGCCAAATGGTGACTCCCGTCGATAACTATCCTGAGTTCAGAAAAATAAGTTATGAACTGGCAAAGAACCTCAACCTTCGGGGAATAATGGATGTTGAAGCGATAGATAGTCCTCAGGGATTGAAAGTACTTGAGATAGATGCAAGATTCCCGAGCCAGACACCTACTGCTGTCTACTATTCTACAGGAATTAATCTGGTAGAGATGCTCATGCAAGCGTTTTCAGAAGAAGTTCAAGAGATGGAAATAACTCCTGAGAAGAATTACTGCATCTATGAGCACCTGCTCCTTGATGGTGGAAACCTGAAACCTGTTGGTGAACATGTGCTCTCACAGGGCTACGAATACGTACAGTTCCATGCTTCTGAGGGGCTTGAAATATTCGAGTCAAAGGGAAAGAACAGTGTTTTCACTCTTATAAGCTGGGGAACTGACAGGGAAGAAACTGAAAAAATGAAACAGAGCGGAATGGAAATGATAGTTGAACATTTCCAGATGAAACCACAGGAGGTATAA
- the pylD gene encoding 3-methylornithyl-N6-L-lysine dehydrogenase PylD yields MALLTPEDLENLSMQLEENDEIARRVTGLDIRGICESLYGTKPGSEKVGIIPITAGNGVIGNFTSSLLYIVEYFGFEGFIAEHPDVTGYYEAVSQGADIIMMADDHIFTAHNLRNEKIVGNHVATGVIYADIASRFQEASSKDILVIGLGRVGYAGACHLVDKGFNVYACDPNKEFLQTAVDELGIKPYCSDDRKKFSMVFEATPNADTISEGMIEERCLVSTPGIPCGLPPEVGKKYRVDLVMEPLVIGVASMLYSVIQN; encoded by the coding sequence ATGGCACTTTTGACACCAGAAGACCTGGAAAACCTTTCGATGCAGCTTGAAGAAAATGATGAGATCGCAAGAAGGGTCACAGGTCTTGATATCAGGGGAATATGCGAATCACTTTACGGAACAAAGCCAGGTTCTGAAAAAGTAGGTATCATACCCATCACCGCGGGAAACGGTGTTATCGGCAATTTCACGTCTTCTCTTTTATACATAGTCGAATACTTCGGCTTTGAAGGATTCATAGCAGAGCACCCGGACGTTACGGGTTACTATGAAGCCGTGTCCCAGGGAGCTGATATAATAATGATGGCAGATGATCATATTTTTACTGCTCACAACCTGAGGAACGAGAAGATCGTCGGCAACCATGTGGCTACAGGTGTGATCTATGCGGACATTGCTTCAAGGTTCCAGGAAGCCAGTTCAAAGGATATACTGGTCATTGGACTTGGAAGGGTTGGTTATGCAGGAGCATGTCATCTTGTAGACAAGGGTTTCAATGTCTATGCCTGCGATCCTAACAAGGAATTTCTTCAAACGGCTGTTGATGAGCTTGGAATAAAACCTTACTGTAGTGATGACAGAAAGAAATTTTCTATGGTTTTTGAAGCCACACCCAATGCAGATACAATATCAGAAGGCATGATAGAAGAAAGATGCCTTGTCTCAACCCCTGGGATACCGTGTGGGCTTCCACCTGAAGTTGGAAAGAAATATCGTGTTGACCTTGTGATGGAGCCTCTTGTAATAGGAGTTGCTTCAATGTTGTATTCTGTAATTCAAAACTAA